Proteins encoded within one genomic window of Rhododendron vialii isolate Sample 1 chromosome 1a, ASM3025357v1:
- the LOC131328512 gene encoding uncharacterized protein LOC131328512 → MYCVKKSARELWESLDKKYKTKDVGSKKIYPLVGMLLCEPFQVACMIEKLPPGWKNFKLYLKHKRKAMTMEDLIVRLRIEEDNKMAKRRVGSTYAAKANVVEHELEDGSDVNLSAVVSKVNMVGSNPQEWWVDTGATRHICCEKKLFTSFEPVTNGEKLFMGNFATSEVEGHGKVILKMTSGKELTLNNVLFVPDIRKILVSGSLLSKHGFRMVFEADRVTVTKAGVYVGKGYMIGGLLSSME, encoded by the exons ATGTACTGCGTGAAGAAGTCGGCTAGGGAACTGTGGGAGTCCCTAGACAAAAAGTACAAAACCAAGGATGTCGGATCAAAGAAAATCTACCCCCTGGTTGGAATGTTGTTGTGTGAGCCTTTCCAAGTGGCATGCATGATAGAAAAGCTGCCCCCTGGTTGGAAAAACTTCAAGTTGTACTTGAAGCACAAGCGAAAGGCTATGACGATGGAGGATCTTATTGTTAGGCTCCGCATTGAGGAGGACAATAAGATGGCTAAAAGGAGGGTAGGGAGCACCTACGCCGCTAAGGCTAATGTTGTGGAACATG AACTGGAGGATGGCTCTGATGTCAACCTATCAGCGGTGGTCTCTAAGGTGAACATGGTGGGGTCAAACCCTCAAGAGTGGTGGGTTGATACTGGAGCTACCCGCCACATTTGCTGTGAGAAGAAGCTGTTCACCTCCTTCGAGCCGGTTACAAACGGTGAGAAGCTGTTCATGGGGAACTTTGCAACCTCTGAGGTTGAGGGTCACGGCAAGGTAATCTTGAAGATGACATCTGGCAAGGAGCTGACTCTCAATAATGTCCTGTTTGTGCCGGACATTCGTAAGATCCTGGTGTCTGGTTCTCTACTAAGCAAGCATGGCTTCCGCATGGTGTTTGAAGCGGATAGGGTGACTGTCACCAAGGCTGGGGTATATGTGGGAAAGGGCTATATGATCGGTGGTCTTTTAAGCTCAATGGAATGA